The sequence below is a genomic window from Babesia bigemina genome assembly Bbig001, chromosome : II.
GGACCACCTTCTTGAAATGCGTGGCGTCCTTGCACTTCCGCAGCGGCTGCATGCGGGCGTCGCGCACAACCACGTTAAGGTCGGAGCCGCTGAACCTGAACACGAGTGAATGCGCTCAAACTACGCAGCTCACTTACCCTTCTGTTTGCCGAGCGACCTCGTCGAAGTCCTCACTTCGCAGCTCGTGATCGCAGCCACGCATACCCAGCTCCACGAGCGTACGGCGGGCACGGAAGTCAGGCAGCGGTATGTAAATACGGCGGTCGAAACTGCAACGTATAAGCGTCACAGCGGAACACACGTACCGCCGAATGATGGCCGTGTCCAGGCTCCACGGAAGGTTGGTAGCGGCAAGGACCAGGACGCCATTTCCGCCCTCTGACACGCCCTGCATCTGCACCAGGAACTCCGTCTTCACCCGGCGACCCGACTCATTCTCGCCCTCGCTACGGGTGCTGCACAGGGAGTCGATCTCGTCGATGAAAATGACACACGGCGCCCGCTCCCTCGCCGTCTGGAACAGCGACTTCACGAActtctcactctcaccctGCCACTTGCTCATGATGTCGGAAGACGACACCGGCAGAAATGTGGCGGCTATCTCGGTGGCACACGCCTGCGCTAGGTACGTCTTTCCCGTTCCAGGTGGCCCGTATAGCAAAATGCCGCGCCACGGCTTGAGGGCGCCCGTGAACAGGTTCGGGAACCGCAGCGGCAGCACGACAGCCTCCTGCAGCGATTCCTTGGCTGCTT
It includes:
- a CDS encoding ATPase, AAA family, putative; the encoded protein is MNDEERQQRAVELSQQAIDLDNAGNYRAAFDCYLRALDQWAVVCKYQKNPVLQERFCVRMKEYLERAEALKRMLNENAPVDEFSKAGDAGGGAGGPAFSEQVDQLSKIQRPNVKWSDIAGLEAAKESLQEAVVLPLRFPNLFTGALKPWRGILLYGPPGTGKTYLAQACATEIAATFLPVSSSDIMSKWQGESEKFVKSLFQTARERAPCVIFIDEIDSLCSTRSEGENESGRRVKTEFLVQMQGVSEGGNGVLVLAATNLPWSLDTAIIRRYVCSAVTLIRCSFDRRIYIPLPDFRARRTLVELGMRGCDHELRSEDFDEVARQTEGFSGSDLNVVVRDARMQPLRKCKDATHFKKVVRNSQTFYIPCSPGEWFATWSG